The window gagaccaatttttgtattttcgtaatggaaaaatgtgtataatTCGGCCAAAATTTGACAGATCCACAAATgtcataccttcccgatcttggaACTTCGAGTAGAATCATTCTCAATCAAAACCTGGGAACAaaattttggacccatttttcgatatttttcaaaggggtaacatcatgattttggccaaaaattgggtcaaattttatttgtttgaattttccaatattttgatgcagttcgaagcgCATTAGAGTTCTGATTGTGAAATGGTCTACCGTTTACCGATCGGTTgagaaatagttaagatatacACTAAGAATTGATTGAAAAGTTCcgattttggccaagttaaaaagtatctgaaacttgagaccaatttttgtattttcgtaatggaaaaatgtgtataatTCGGCCAAAATTTGACAGATCCACAAATgtcataccttcccgatcttggaACTTCGAGTAGAATCATTCTCAATCAAAACCTGGGAACAaaattttggacccatttttcgatatttttcaaaggggtaacatcatgattttggccaaaaattgggtcaaattttatttgtttgaattttccaatcttttgatgcagttcgaagcgCGTTAGAGTTCTGATTGAGGAATGGTATTCTGTTTACTGATCGGTTAAGAAATAGTTACGATATACACTAAGAAGTGATTGAAAAGTTCcgattttggccaagttaaaaagtatctgaaacttgagaccaatttttgtatttccgtaatggaaaaatgtgtataactCGGCTAATATCTGACAGATCCACAAATgtcataccttcccgatcttagaactTCGAGTAGAATCATTCtcaatcaaaacctggcaacaaaatgttggacccatttttcgatatttttcaaaggggtaactcatgattttggccaaaaaatgagACCACATTTTTTCGGATCTTTTTTCCAATCTTTAAATGCAGATCGATGGCGACTAGAACTATGATTCATAAATGGCATTCCTTTTTTGAATTGGTGGCGAAATAGTGAAAATATTCACTAAAAGGTGTTTGAAAAGCTTCGATTTTGGccacataaaaaaaatctaaacgtagtttcagtttttaaattgtttgtaATGGAAAAATTGATATTACTCGGCCAATAATTGACAGATCCagaaatgttataccttcccgatcttggaACTTTGAGTAGCTTCATTCTATAGCAAAACCtggcaatacaaaaattgagccaattttcGAAATTATTTCATCCGATCTCGATTTTGAACAGACAAAGAATTTAATATGGATATATTTTACTTTAAACATTTTTGCTACTTTAAAAGAGCAGGCAAACAAATTTTGTTCGAAAAACCTCACTGCTAACAAATGACTCAAGAAACAAACTTGAGTCTCCATCCAATTCCACCAAAAGTAACACTGATTTTTGACCAAATAAGTATATTTAATTCATCTCATGTTTTTTCtgtcttttgtttgtttcttaaAAGTCTAAACACATAGTTAATCTAAACATCCGTGCTTGAGAAGCATGGCTAATTCCAGGGTGCAAAGTCTAACCCAGGAAAAGCAGTTTCTTGAGCAGCTTCAGCTTGAGCAGGAAGGACTGGTCGTCCGATGGGTTGACGGATTCGCTGCCAGGACCTTCCAGACCCTCGGGCACAGCCTCTTCGCGGGGCGCAGCGTTGGTAAGGACCAGGCACATGGCGATGCAAAGGAAGACACTCTGAAAAGGACACGAAACAGATAATCCATAGTGAGTTAGGTAACTTGGTAATCCATTCAGCACGGCAGACGCACCAGGAGCAAGAACTTCATGTTGATTGTGGCTGGAGGGGGGCTTCGGTTGGGCTTGATTTGATCGATGATCGTTGACAGACCTGCTTGCACTGAACACAGACATCGCCGACCCGTCTATTTATATGCCATCAGCCGGCAGGCGTGAGATGTGAGCTGAGAGCTGTAAGTGGCTTGGCCGGCAGACTGCTCGTCTTTCATAGAAATTAAAACAACGACGGAGGCTCGAAGATTCGGTGAGTCGGGCAAGCAAGGCGGGCAATCAATTTGCTTGGACTATTAAATGTGATTTTAGCGTACCACGCATATGGAGCAATCGCGATAACAAAAGCCGGTCCAAACTGTCTCATTTGTGGATCATTTCTCACCTTTTCGGGCTACCTTTTTGTGGTTGCATTGTGCGGGGGTCTCTAAGTACACATTTTCGGCAATTTGTATCGACTGGCTTGCGGTTTCTCCGAAGTTATCTCTTTTTGCTAATCGGCGTTTCCTTGGTTCTGGCTGCTATTTGTTCTGGCCATTAGCTGTGAACAAATTCTCTGCCAAATACTAATTAGCAGCTTGACATTGGCCTTAACGCCGAGTCAGGTATTAGCCATTGAGTTCTTTTCACACCAGCATAATAGACCTAAAATAGTTTCGTTTTAATCTTTATGGTACAGGATGTTGGTCTTAACTAGATAAGAGTGTGAATTATTCAAATGTTATacgtttttaaaaaaaacacatgTTGATTTAAAAAGTAAGAATAGAGAAAACAACTAAATTTGGTATTCTTTTTAagaatgttatttaatttttgaataattaagttttttttatcaaaataccaataaacaaatattaaataattcaaaatcGTAACGGTCGCCGCCAATTGGAATTTATAGGGTTGTCCCGTTGGTTCCAATTGGAATATATCTTGGAACGCAACTGGTCAcactaaaataaaacaacaactGAAttaaacaacaagaaaaagtaatacatatagaaaaaatttttagacAATATATAAGTTACCAAATCGCAGTCAGTCCAAATTCgaaacacacccacacccacctGCACTCACACATACATCTTAACAAAAGAACAGGAGCGCCCCAGCAGCCTTGAACAATGACGGGTTCTTTCAGTGTAAAACTAAAATCCAAAAAAGGTCAATTTATTGTCAGCGACCTGAACGAAAATACTACGCTTGGAGAACTCAAAACGAGAATAGCCGAGGCCACCGCCATCCAGCCACCGCAACTGCACGTCCTCGTGGGCTATCCTCCCAAGCCATTGGACCTCTCCCAGCAGAAGGAGCAGCAGGACCTCAAAACCGTGGGAATTAACAGCGGTGAGACATTGATTGTGGAGGAGAAGGTGGCCCCCGCTCCCGCTCCTTCTTCCGCTCCAGCTCCCACTGCCACTACAACATTCGGATCCACCCTGGAGGACGACGAGGCTTTGGCACGTCGTTTACAGGCGGAGGAGGATGCAGAGCAGCTGCGTCAAGAGGCTGCCTCTGGAGCTGCTGGCCCTCAGCAGGATCTGCCGGTGGCACCAACGGAAAGCGGACCGAACGGTGACTTCAACGGCATTCTTTTGAAAAAGGTGGTGCCCGCGGATAATTCGTGCCTGTTCACCAGTATCCGGTTCGTTCTGAACGGGAAAGTGGACAACGAAGGCAGCGAGATGATGCGCCATATAATTGCCCAGGAAGTGGCCGCGGATACTCAACAGTACAATGACGCCGTACTGGGCAAGTCTAATGCCGAGTACTGTTCATGGATCCAGAAGGCGGACTCCTGGGGTGGCGCCATTGAGGTGTCTATCCTGTCCAACTACTACGGCATCGAGATCGACGTGGTGGACATCCAAAATGCAATAATCAATCGTTTCGGCGAGGATAAGAACTTCGGACTGCGCGTCTTCCTGCTCTTTGACGGCATCCACTACGATCCGCTCTACATGGAGACCGCCCAAAGCACTGCCCCTGCCACCATCTTCCCGGTGGAGGAAATGGGGGTCTACCATCAGGCGGAGCAATTAGCCAACGAGGCCAAGTCATCACGGCAGTTTACCAACGTGGACAAGTTCACACTGAGATGTATGCAGTGCGATGTGATGCTGGTGGGTCAACTCCAGGCCAAGCATCACGCTGAGGAGACGGGTCATGACCAGTTTGGGGAGATTTAATACGTCCTGATAGTCGGCACCATCTACATCGTGGCTTTTGTACTATTCGCCTACTACCTGCTATCCACCTAGAGCGAAAGTTTAATGAGTTTCCACGCCCAACGTACAAGCTGAATCACTCTACCTCCACACCCAATCCCACGCCTATGTTATTTAAACAGCCTGTAATTCATAAATACGTTTTATCCCTTCTCTGTTCATAATAAAATTCACATTATCATCCAAGCTAGAATGGGTTTGTTCATTATTATCTAAAGAATGGTAGGTGGCAGGTTACCAAGCCACAATCTCACTGCTAAGACGCCCACGGCGGAGTCATTGCTGCCGGATTCTGGAGGTACGACATCAATACGGCGCTTACACTGAGCATGAAGGAGGACAGTACTTGTTTCGCATCGTCACTGGCCCGGGAGCTGGCAAAACTGATGCAAGAGCAGTACAACGCAAACCAGGCACACCACTTGAGCTGTGGAAATAAATTTCAGTTAAAGATAACCCAAATAGGTGTCTATTTGATAATACCTTCATCATCAGCCCGCACATCGAGAAAATCATTCCCAGAATGTTCATGTAATCCGGCATCATGTCCTCGTTAGCACCGCCACCTTGGCCCTGTAGTTTAGGTGCCTTGTAGCGGTTGATCTTTTCTTTTCTACGGGGGTCTACGGTGATACTcatgtttaatttattaaattttcacTAATCATTAAAATAACGAAAATCAGGTCAGATTGCACGGCCCACTGCGAGGAATGTGAATGGTTACTACGTTTCCCAGTGAATGTCAATTTACATTCAGTGGCAACTCTGGAAAACAgctgttttttatttaccaCCGCGGAGGCTAGCGCgtttgaattattttattaattacatAAATTTCACTGAAAATTTCATCAGAAACTATGGCCCTGCGGTTGCTCAGCCGCTCACTGGTTCCGCACATGCGTAGCATGCAATGGAACGCTACAAGAAGGGGCCTTAATGGTTATAACATGAATTGGGAATTCGCTCCTCTCGTCCCCTGGGTCTTGGGACACAACCGGCATTTCCACGTGCGGATGACGGATGAGGAAGCTGGCCTAAAAGTTAAGAGAGAAGCCAACAGGCATCAAAATCCATTCAAGGAAGAGTTCAAGCAAGAGGACCTCACTGAACTAGTCGAGCATCGCAGGAGACGTAAAGAAAAACCGAAGAAAAAAGTACCGGAAAAGATACGGGACTTTGGTGATCCGGACACTTTTGGTGATGCTAAGGTATTCAACAGTCTTCCAGAGGATCCCGGAGATGCTGAAGAAGAGGCATTCACCAACTCACCCACTCGACGGTCGAAGAAACTTCAGGCTGTAGAGTATGCCCGCCTGATCAAGGACTATCTGAAAGCGAATCGGCTGAACGAGGCCATTGCTGTGCTGGAACAGAGAATGCTGCGCGAGGATCGGGTCAAGCCGGACAAGTACATATACAACCTGTTGATCAGCGGCTGTGCAAAGGCCGGCTACACAAGAAAAGCCTTTACACTATACACCAAGATGCGACAACGAGGGCTACCCGTCACCGGGGGAACGTACACTTCTCTTTTCAATGCCTGTGCCAATGCTCCGTCGCCGAGCGACGGTCTGGCCAAGGCCCAGATCCTCAGGGAGAACATGCTGGAGAAAGGCTACGAACCGAATGTGAAGAACTACAATGCCATGATCAAGGCCTATGGTAGATGTGGAGATGTGAACACGGCCTACATGCTGGCAGATGAAATGGTCGAGCGGCAGCTGGACATGAACGCAGAAACGTTTAACTTTTTGTTGCAAGCGTGTGCTGGAAACACTGAACATGGATTCCGTCATGCTCTTCTCACGTGGCACAAAATGCTGCAACGAAGAATCACTCCCGACTATTACAGCTTTAACGCGATGCTCAGATGTGTGAGGGATTGTGGTTTCGGGGATCTGGATGCGATGAGAGAAGTTCTCGAACAGATCGCACCCTCAGCAGCCAAACAAAGGCGAGTGCTACAGCTGGATGATGGAGAGAAGAGTGACTTGCCAAGTGTTTCTGCTGGGCACTCTTCTGTTCCTGCACAAATCGAAGTATCCACAACAGCCAGCGATCTGGAACTGCCGAATCTCCTACTGCCCAGCCCTCATCTTGGTAGCTTGGTGGCCTTGGAGGAGGTGACGCGACCTCACGAACGATTCCTTCTACTTGGTGGCCTTACAGGCTTCCTGGAGCTTATGAAACAGCACGAAATCACTCCAGACATCGAGACATTCACCACGATGCTGGAGGTAATCCCACCTACACATGCTGCCGAGAAGCAGTTGCTCGCTTTTGTGCGCAAGATTGGCCTTAAAGTGGACATTGACTTCTTCAATATATTGATAAAGAAGCGCTCGATGCGGTTTGATTACGAGAGTGCCAAGGAAGTCCTCTCCATGATCCGCACCGCTGGATTGCGTCCGGATATTGTGACCTATGGCGTGCTGGCTTTGGGCTGTCGCACCCAGGAAGAAGCCAGGGAACTCTTGCAACAAATGCAAGTGGCGGGCGTAAAAATAAACATGCCCATTTTGGGAGCCATGCTGCGACAGGGATGTGCCCAGAAGTCTTTCGGTTACATCAATGAGATTATGCAGTTGAGCCTGGAGGAGGGTGTCaagcccaacgaaccttttcTGAGACACCTTTACAACTTCCACAGAGGCTGCGCCAGGGCCATCGATGCTAGGGTAAGTTACGAATCTGATCTTCCTTCTGAATGGGctttaatagaaaaatatatattccagCATCCGTCCACCAAGACCGCAGCCTTCAAGAAGGGGCACTCGAAATTCTGTGATAAGTACCGCCTCTTCTACGAGGAGCTTGGACTAGCTGGCCTCAAACTCGAAGACGCCATCGCCAAAGTGAAGGAAAATCCATATGCAAAGTTCAAGGAGCACACGGAAGAAGGCCTGGAGCCACTCAAAACGGATCAAGTCAAGCGAAAAACCAAAGTCCGGAAGTACATCAAGAAAATCAAAATAGACCAGCTCCAAGATGGCCCTCCCGAGGAGCCTCCGAGGAAAATAGAAtaagttttaaagttaaacagccattaaagtttattttcgtTAACCAATCATGGTGCGTTTGCGTCCTCTCGCCCTCACCTCCTCAAACTTGGCCAGAACAGCCTCCTCGTCCTTGCCGCACTCCTTGCGGTAGGAGGAGAGAATGCTCTCAAACAGGTAGGGCTGCTCGCTGTGCGTGCTGAGCAGAGCCCGTTCCAGGACATACAGATCCACACCCTTGTCCTCCGTGGCTTGGTTGTAGTGGCTCAGCCCGAAATCAATGAAGACAACTTCGTAGTCGCCTTCCTTCGGGTTAATGAGTATATTCGATGTGGTCAAGTCTCCGTGAATAATGTGGTTCGAGTGCATCTTGCCAATGATTCCACCAATCCTAGTGCACAGCTCCTCCAGAGCTTGCTTCGCCAGATCCTCCGTCTTTCCAGCCACCGTCTCCTGAATGAACTGCTTGGCCGTCTGGGCCTTGTCGAAGTATTCCATGTAGAGCTTATGGGTATTCAGATCCGAGTGGAGGATCCGGGGAGCCAGGATGCCGGCAGCCAGGCACCGGCCGGCAGCCTTAGCTTCGGCCTTCATGCGCTGCCGCGTGATCTGCGTGTCCAGATCCGGGTGCCGGTACTTCTTCACGAACCGCTCCTTAATCAGGCAGGATTCGCCCTTGTAGTTTCCGAGATAGAGTCGCCCCTCGGCTCCTTGCTTCAGGATCTCCAATGACATCTTCAGGTTATTAAAAAACTCGGCTAATGTTTACTTCAAATCCAAAATTCACAGATCCCTCTGTCTTTTAGTGggatttattattaaaaactgAACTGGTACACCCCTTTGGACATTCACAGCGAAACGCATACAAGCCGTCAGCTGTTGTCCTCTGTTTTGGATGTTTACACCGACAGCGCCAAGTGATTCATCACCAGGAAAAACCATCATACCTCAGCAGCATCGGAcgtttaaaaactaaaagccTTTAGAAAGAACCTTTCATAAATTCCAAAATgtttaacaatattttcgGCAAGGCACCCACCGTCAAGGAGCAGCAACGCGAGAATGATCGATCTTTAAGGAAGGCCACCAGGGACATTGAACGCGAACGAAGGAAgctcgaggaggaggagaagaaaCTGGAGGCCGAGATTCGGAAGACTGCCGCCGCGGGAAACAACGACGCCTGTCGGATTCTAGCCAAGCAATTGGTTGAGATCAGAAAGCAGAAATCGCGCACCTACGCTGCCGCTGGAAAGATTACGTCCATCGGGTATCAGAACAAGAACATGGGTGCCAACATAGCGCTCAGCGAGGCCATGGGCACCACCGCAAAGACGATGGCTAGTATGAATAAGGTGATGCGCCCTGAGGCCATCGGGGCGACTGTGAGACAGTTCCAGGCTGCGAATATGAAAATGGAGATGACCGACGAAATGATAAACGACACCCTGGACGACATGCTGAACGAGTCTGGAGATGAGGACGAGTCCAATGCCGTGGTCAACCAGGTGCTCGACGAGATCGGCATCGAGATCTCTGGAAAAATGTCCAGTATCCCGGCAACGGGATCAGGGGATCTCGAAACAGCCGGCAAGCGGACGGAGAAGGACATCGCCGACCAGCTGGCAAAGCTACGCTCCTCGTAGTTCTCAGATTATCGTAACATGTATTTTTCTATCATCACTGTGAACACTGCTGTTATCCATAGAATTTAaggaaatatatttatatacactGCTTAAAGGCGTGCCGACATTCCACCTCCTGCCACTATCGACTCTCCGGTAACGTAGCTAGCGTCCTCAGAGACTAGGAAAGAGACCACGCCGGCCATTTCTTCGCTGGTGCCCAGACGTCCCATGGGTATCTTGCTAAGGGCAGCTTCGTTTGCCACTTCCTCTTCATGCAGGGCTCTGGAGAACTTGGTTTTGATAACACCGGGAGCGAGGCAGTTCACGCGGATGCCCTCGGGGGCCAGGTCCTTGGCTGCTGCCTTGGTCAGCCCAATTAGAGCCGTCTTGCTGACCGAATAGGCACCCAGTAGCTGAAGATTACGGATTTAGATAAGCAATAAGCACCCACTGATAACCAAAGTACACTAACCTCAAAGGCGTCGTAGCCCGCAATGGAGGACACGAAAACTATGCTGGATCCCTTTTGCTGTCGCAGAAGCGGGAGGGCCTCCTTGGCCAACAAGTAGGAGCTCTTCACGTTCACGTCGAAGATTTTGTCCCACACTTTTTCGTCGCACTCCAGGACACCACCCACTGCGGGGTTGGTGGCCGCGTTACTGACCAGAATGTTCAGCTTGCCGAACTTGCTGATGGTCTCCTCGAAGAGCTGTTTGCGGTCCTGGGCTTCTCCAACATGACACTTCAGTCCATGCACGTTGAGGTTTAGTTTTCGGAGCTCCGCCAAAGCGTTATCCACGTTCTTCTGTTTCCGGCTGCTGATGACCACTGCAGCTCCATCCTCAGCCAATCGCTTGGCAATGGCGAAGCCAATGCTGGAAGGGATTCATTGTAGGATGAAGTATCTTGAAAGGGGGTCTGAGTTTTTATTACCCATCGGTGGAGGCGGTGACCACGGCAACTTTCCCTGCTAGGCGTTTCATCGGGGCGATGTTTGAACTTTGACTATTGCTACTGGACAGTCGTTTGTGGCATAGATTGTGGCCAACAAGTGTTTTCtggtaattgttgttgttttgatCGAGATTCCGGTTTGAACTTTGGCCATTTCCAGTCACAACGGAAGGACTGAGGCGGACTCTTGGCGCTCTGACCACCAGTTGTTTGCCGAAGTGAAACATTTTGCAAAAGGATATTTTTAAGAAGGATATCAAATCGTTGCCTAACAATtgatttttcaaattaaactttaaagaGATCAAATCCCCAACTTGTTTACGGATGCTTCTTCTTTT of the Drosophila ananassae strain 14024-0371.13 chromosome 2R, ASM1763931v2, whole genome shotgun sequence genome contains:
- the LOC6493346 gene encoding uncharacterized protein LOC6493346 is translated as MKFLLLSVFLCIAMCLVLTNAAPREEAVPEGLEGPGSESVNPSDDQSFLLKLKLLKKLLFLG
- the LOC6506603 gene encoding pentatricopeptide repeat-containing protein 1, mitochondrial, translated to MALRLLSRSLVPHMRSMQWNATRRGLNGYNMNWEFAPLVPWVLGHNRHFHVRMTDEEAGLKVKREANRHQNPFKEEFKQEDLTELVEHRRRRKEKPKKKVPEKIRDFGDPDTFGDAKVFNSLPEDPGDAEEEAFTNSPTRRSKKLQAVEYARLIKDYLKANRLNEAIAVLEQRMLREDRVKPDKYIYNLLISGCAKAGYTRKAFTLYTKMRQRGLPVTGGTYTSLFNACANAPSPSDGLAKAQILRENMLEKGYEPNVKNYNAMIKAYGRCGDVNTAYMLADEMVERQLDMNAETFNFLLQACAGNTEHGFRHALLTWHKMLQRRITPDYYSFNAMLRCVRDCGFGDLDAMREVLEQIAPSAAKQRRVLQLDDGEKSDLPSVSAGHSSVPAQIEVSTTASDLELPNLLLPSPHLGSLVALEEVTRPHERFLLLGGLTGFLELMKQHEITPDIETFTTMLEVIPPTHAAEKQLLAFVRKIGLKVDIDFFNILIKKRSMRFDYESAKEVLSMIRTAGLRPDIVTYGVLALGCRTQEEARELLQQMQVAGVKINMPILGAMLRQGCAQKSFGYINEIMQLSLEEGVKPNEPFLRHLYNFHRGCARAIDARHPSTKTAAFKKGHSKFCDKYRLFYEELGLAGLKLEDAIAKVKENPYAKFKEHTEEGLEPLKTDQVKRKTKVRKYIKKIKIDQLQDGPPEEPPRKIE
- the LOC6493344 gene encoding EKC/KEOPS complex subunit TP53RK encodes the protein MSLEILKQGAEGRLYLGNYKGESCLIKERFVKKYRHPDLDTQITRQRMKAEAKAAGRCLAAGILAPRILHSDLNTHKLYMEYFDKAQTAKQFIQETVAGKTEDLAKQALEELCTRIGGIIGKMHSNHIIHGDLTTSNILINPKEGDYEVVFIDFGLSHYNQATEDKGVDLYVLERALLSTHSEQPYLFESILSSYRKECGKDEEAVLAKFEEVRARGRKRTMIG
- the LOC6506602 gene encoding ubiquitin thioesterase OTU1; this encodes MTGSFSVKLKSKKGQFIVSDLNENTTLGELKTRIAEATAIQPPQLHVLVGYPPKPLDLSQQKEQQDLKTVGINSGETLIVEEKVAPAPAPSSAPAPTATTTFGSTLEDDEALARRLQAEEDAEQLRQEAASGAAGPQQDLPVAPTESGPNGDFNGILLKKVVPADNSCLFTSIRFVLNGKVDNEGSEMMRHIIAQEVAADTQQYNDAVLGKSNAEYCSWIQKADSWGGAIEVSILSNYYGIEIDVVDIQNAIINRFGEDKNFGLRVFLLFDGIHYDPLYMETAQSTAPATIFPVEEMGVYHQAEQLANEAKSSRQFTNVDKFTLRCMQCDVMLVGQLQAKHHAEETGHDQFGEI
- the LOC6506605 gene encoding charged multivesicular body protein 2b-B — its product is MFNNIFGKAPTVKEQQRENDRSLRKATRDIERERRKLEEEEKKLEAEIRKTAAAGNNDACRILAKQLVEIRKQKSRTYAAAGKITSIGYQNKNMGANIALSEAMGTTAKTMASMNKVMRPEAIGATVRQFQAANMKMEMTDEMINDTLDDMLNESGDEDESNAVVNQVLDEIGIEISGKMSSIPATGSGDLETAGKRTEKDIADQLAKLRSS
- the LOC6493345 gene encoding protein Asterix is translated as MSITVDPRRKEKINRYKAPKLQGQGGGANEDMMPDYMNILGMIFSMCGLMMKLKWCAWFALYCSCISFASSRASDDAKQVLSSFMLSVSAVLMSYLQNPAAMTPPWAS
- the LOC6493343 gene encoding dehydrogenase/reductase SDR family member 4, producing MFHFGKQLVVRAPRVRLSPSVVTGNGQSSNRNLDQNNNNYQKTLVGHNLCHKRLSSSNSQSSNIAPMKRLAGKVAVVTASTDGIGFAIAKRLAEDGAAVVISSRKQKNVDNALAELRKLNLNVHGLKCHVGEAQDRKQLFEETISKFGKLNILVSNAATNPAVGGVLECDEKVWDKIFDVNVKSSYLLAKEALPLLRQQKGSSIVFVSSIAGYDAFELLGAYSVSKTALIGLTKAAAKDLAPEGIRVNCLAPGVIKTKFSRALHEEEVANEAALSKIPMGRLGTSEEMAGVVSFLVSEDASYVTGESIVAGGGMSARL